The segment taaaacacaaatataatatacagaaGTTCGCAATACAGTGGAAGTGTTGGCATTttgaaatatcaataataatgtaaatatcaGTGGAGTGatgaaattattagtttttataccgtttgataaatctaaaaaaaatcgttCTAGAAAAACTGCAAGGTTTTAGAAGACACCAATATTTTAAGCATTATAACAGATTAATTATGCCCTTAaactaaggaccccgtatgggttctaaACTAGTCGGTCATACTTCgaactaatatcacgtgagttttagccgtgtttcataatcaattaatatgaataacactcacgatagtttaaattcattATAACAGAGTAGGTAGATCGTTAGGAATCAAAGACCTTATATAAATAACTCCCTACGGATCTCGGTTACGGATTGCGTCCAACGCCGACAAGGCGAGAGATTATGGATTCGACCCCCTCATTGGACTATAATTGTCGTACCTTTTGCTAATAATTTACGACTACCTACGAGTAATTAGAGATGAAAGTCATAATTAGATCATTTctatcatcagccgatggaagttcagtgctggacataagcctcttgcatgggcttCCAAATACTAGTCTTGAGTCGCCAGTGTCTAGTCGTTTCCTGTAGCTCGCTTGATGGCCTCGGTCCAACTAGTTAGATACATTATggttaatattttctttgtaaaaaaGAGAGGTAAATTTAGGTAAATTTTTCAAATGTCTCTTGCTCTAATTTCCAGTTCGCAGTGGTCCTTAGTCTGGTGCTAGTGATGGAGCTATCGGCGGCCATTGCAGCGTACGTACTGCGCGCGCAGGTGGCCGACATGCTGGACCAGAACCTGCGCAACACCTTGCCTTACTACTACACCAACTCTGAAGTGGAGGATGGCTTTGACTTCATTCAGTCCAGGGTAGGTTGTCATGTTTGGCTAATATCTAGAAAACAGCGAAGCAGTAGGTATAGTTAGTTTTCTGAACGAACAGGGAAAATGATTattgcttaaaatataataaaattgtgccGACAGGGAATTGTGGTCAGTtaacatcaaaataataaacaaaatacttttCAGAGAAGGATAAAGTGCGAGTACCTTATTGTTAATTATGGAAccgttaaataaatagtgacaaatttacttttactttgctATTGTCCGCAAAAAAAGCAACCTCAGGAGACTGACTCAACATTGATATTAACAATTGCGTTATTAGTAgacaaataaatcaattgttcactatttataatgaactagcggacccggtcaagcttcgctttgacttttgtgcacttcttccatactcttacctaccctactccaaccctacacctatcgtacgtctaccctacccctacactatccccactctacccctaccctactcctaccttactcctaccctacccctacctactccaaccctactcctaccctacccgtaccctataagtacatattaaaattcaaattattacgaatcgtttgtattggagtatattttttttttataatttttcacaccgaaaaaccatcctagaacttcaacgaacattttaaaaaaagaattggccaaattggtccaggcgttgttgagttatgcgcttaccaacacattttgcgattcatttttatattatagatttctGCAAAGTAACGTCTAATTCtttttgtgacatttttttaatgagtAACTGACATTTCAGTTGAACTGTTGCGGCGTGGACAGCTACCTGGACTGGGGCGAAGTTCCGTCCAACGGTCACGCCGGCATCGCCGTGTCCAACATCACCGTGCCGTACTCGTGCTGTGCGCAGACCAGCGCTGAGGTGTTGGGCGATACCGAGGTGCAGCAGTGCCTCAAGTTGTACGCCAACGGCTGTCTGCCAAGGATCACGTACCTGATTTACCAGAGCGCGGGGCTTATTGGCGCTGGCGCTTTGACCATCGCTTTCATTCAGGTATtttatgatcattataatcGCTCTATTGTTAATGGCATTCTGAACTTGTGCTGtcaccatagatttacgattcggtacaagtaaaCAAAATTCTATGACTATCACATATTCTGTGCTAAGCACATTTATATCATCTGTAGTATACTTCCATACATACTTACTATATATCcgaagtaagtctgtctgttaccttccCAGGGCTCAACCGCTAAATCAATTTGGATGCAACTTAgcatagagataaattgtaatttgtagcAGAATATACAGTCTACtgtttatcccggaaaagtccttTGCTCCCgcgttttatgtaaaaaaacagAGCTTCAAGCTAACGGTATCAAGGGAGTCCACTAGTAAGGAATATCAAAGGTTTTGTGGACCTAATACATGATTTTCTAATACATGACTCGGTGACGATCATAATCAAATGGTATCTAATGATATTTGTAGGTTAGATGCGCTTACTAGGTATCTgtttaaaaaatctgaaaaaaaaaactccttcTAATGGTGTAATAGCAATGAATCTTGGCTGAGTAGCAAATATTGGGCGCGAGTTGTTCTTTGAGAGCATATCAATGTATGCCGAGAACAgatgatgaaaatttaaaaactcatcattatcagcttatatTTTATGACCCACTGCAGGGTCTGGCCTCTCTTATAATGGAAGAGGAAATTTATATAGTTTACATCgtccaatgcgggttgacagGCTTGAGGTTATATTGTTAGACTCTGTAACGTGATCTTGTTATGTTTAAATTTCAGATCATAGGCATAGTTTTCTCCTTCTCCCTGGCCGGTGCTATCCGCAAGGCGAAGAATGACCGCGAACGTCGTCGCTGGGAGATCCAGGAACGCATGATCAACGCCTACACCTCCCTCAACCCCGAGAAGGAGCAGAAGCCCGTAGTGTACGTCCCCTTCCAAGGGCAAGCGACTGCGTAAGATTGGCTAGTCAGTCGCCACCTTTAATCTAAGGACGCATTTTCATTGGTCGATTTCCAAAACGCATGCCGTAAGAAGTATTATGTTAGTCGTAATATGAGAACGTGTTATTTCTAAATTGTTTATGCCTATGATTTTTGTTGAATTGCTTATGTAGGTATCTATGGCATTATTTTATCTAAGGAAGCATTTCGATTTTCAGAACGCATGCCAAAAAACGCATATTTTATAGTCGCACTTTAATTGAAAGCTATTTCTAAATTGTATGCCTATTGAACATAGATCACTTACTCGTATGTCaccttttttttctgaaaagCACTTTCATTGGTCGATTTCATATTATTTGATTTCATAAAATATgtcataaaaaaagtatttacatAAACGGGTGtgggattttttaaatttttgcctaATTTGAATGTCGTTGAATGTCAATGATCGGTGCTTTATGACCAAATCCTTTGACAGTCAACCAGCTAACACATTTTTCGTTGTTTCAATACCTAGAGTCTTTACATGCCACGTATCTCCAGCTCTTGACCAATGAAAACGCTCCCTAACTTTAATTCTTAGGCTattgatacaaataaatattttaatccctCATCACGTACGGCCTTTTACACAGAACAATAATGACGTAGGGTTCTGTGCTTTTTTCTTAcgaaataataagtaattatagTATCTAGTTATATCTAAGAAAATGTTAAACAGATAAGTATTGTGATAGCGGTCTGTGTTGtgaataaagaaattaattatatcagtgtctaatttcatttattaactaatGATTCACCCCAACTTCGCACATGTAGTAGAACATATGTATTTAAAGGTAAGCCTAATTTTTTCTCGTATGTCCTAGTAGAACATATGTCTTTAAAGGTAAGCCTAATTTTTTCTCGTATGTCCTAGTAAAACATATGTATTTAAAGGTAAGCCTAATTTTTTCTCGTATGTCCTAGTAGAACATATGTATTTAAAGGTAAGCCTATTTTTTTCTCGTATGTCCTAGTAGAACATATGTATTAAAAGATAAGCCTATTTTTTCTCGTATGTCCTAGTAGAACATATGTATTTAAAGGTAAGCCTAATTTTTTCTCGTATGTCCTAGTAGAACATATGTATTTAAAGGTAAGCCAAATTTTTTCTCGTATGTCCTAGtagaatatatgtatttaaaggTAAGCCTAATTTTTTCTCGTATGTCCTATCTGCCTGCTGCCTTAATTAAAGGCTATAACTAGCAATTTATACGGAGCATGCCAAGAGTAACTTTTCGGATATCCGTCTCAATATTTCGATATTAGCCAATATAGAGAAAATCTTATAATGAATTAGgtgagtataataataataaacctttCTCTTGTTTACTCTGTCCTTTGGGTTAGGGAAAACCATATGAAAATTCATTTCCTATCAGGTTTTGAGTTTATTACGTTCGGGCGGTaactttgaattaaaataaatgataatttatgtAAGTGTCTATATTACATGACGTTAGAAATTAATCCAACTAACGCCActtacctttaatacaaaatacaaactttacttcattcaacaaaatataaatggaTACATTTCGAAtccaaattttaattacaaagaacaagtattttatattaattgttgtATACTAGTTTCggacccatacggggcccttagtcataggcgggcatactccgacctaatatgacgtgagttttagccgtgtttcataatcaattaatatgaataacactcacgacagtttaaattctaaaacaagtATTTTGGTTAACAAAAAGATAATTACAATATCTAATAATCTAAGATTATGATAATCATCTCATCGTAATTCGATTACCCcacaaaaccacaaactttacctctttataatattaagggtAAAAGGTAGGTATAGATGATTAGTAGGTATACGTGTTGTCAaagtgttgctatggttactcgtCCGTACATCGCTACATATTTTTCTGCGCATAGATCGACTTATAGGCCGCGTACTGTGAGTGTAGCAAGGCTCAGCCTTCACTGATGTCTTTGTTTACTTAATGGATGTAGATAATGCAGAGGTTCGCTTGTCTAAGATGATTGTTTGTCCTTATGCAAATGAATGTTTACAACGTAGGCAAGTATTACGCTAGTCGCACATTGGCTTGCACACGTACAAGGAGAAAACTCTGTCTGAAcgacttttttacaagaaaggAACAGAAAGAGGTAAGGTAACATTTTTACTCATCATAACCATTATTTTCCATATCTCTTTCAATTGGACGAAAAGCATGTCCTAAAGGGATTCGAGAGTGGAGAGTACTACATGACTCTTGTAGGCATACACAGTggagtgcacttcatacatacaaaaatgcactgcctatccCGAGAACTCATTACAAACCTAAGTTACTTACATAACTAAGTATGTCAAATATGAAAGAGAACGAATTTTCCATATTATTTTCCTACTTGAACGTATAGTGCCTGCACTAGTTAAACGCAAGTTTAAGAACATACAAAAGGGGGCAGCGCAATGAACTTATCAatcgaaaataaaaattgtagttCGCACGCAAGAAAAATAAACTCTTCGAACCTGCCGTAATGTTGGTCTAGCGCGGTTGGTTTTCTCTTCTCGTTACTCCTTCTGAATCACTGGTTAATCTTGAGTTTCAATAAGTTGTAAGATTTAAATTAGGTCCCTTGAATTAAACGTCTTGATTTTAAAGTAGTAATTGAAATTGGGGGAAGGTGAATTTCCAGTCAACCACGGGTGGCGAATTTCCAGTCAACTCAGGGCGGCGAATGTCCAGTCAACCCAGGGCGGCGAATTTCCAGTCAACCTCGGGTAATCCACGCAACGCCCAGTGCTAGGAGCCTCATCATGGCATTAACAACCAATGTGCAGGCAGCTTTACATCAATATTACATACCACTATTGATTTGTTCAACTTGCCTTACTTCAGTACACGCTAAATAATTCTAATGTGTTCTAATTCTAATGTGTACTTCGGTTATATTTGTTTGAAAACGAATttcttgaaataatattttagtcatTAGAGAGTTACGTTTTTTCAATCGTTACCATTTAGTGTGAATATGTTCGTTTTGAATCGTGATTAATATATTCTCTGTGCTTACATCCATCCAGATCACCCCATTCTATCATCCAAATCCAAACCGTAATTttgtaacaaacatctatacaattTAATCATCCAAACtttgacatttataatatttactttgaTGGTGGTGATACGAACAAGTATGGTCATAAACTTGTAATTAAAGCTATTATGAACAAACCTTCTACGGCCACTACAAACCCAGTCAAGATCAATGTTAATTTGTGAGAGAAATACCTATAAATCTTATCAAATTCACCACTTGTTTTTCTTCAGTGTGTTTTTAAATGTGTACCAGTCTCTATATACGTTGATTTATACATTACTCATGCTTCAATTTATCGTAGTTGTGTTcttaattgtaaatataatacaatctttgatataatacctaattattgtaATCAGTTAATTGATTACTTCcgagaattatatttttttaatgccaTGCTTTATAGTACTTACCTTCatgcatttttgtttttatgaattATTTGAAGTTTCATTAGCATTGCGATCAAGGGCTCAAATAAACAGATGTAGTGGTCTCAGGTTCAATCCCCGACTTCAAGGCTATCAAGTCAGCTATTTAAGCTTAGTCGAGATAATTTTTTCTATctctatatattttctaaagatGATTTTCTTCAACCATGTTTAGAAGGGGTTTTTTAACGTATGCGAAATGACGCAGGCAAATTCTAGTATGCCTATACTAGTACATGCTAGCGCGCTTCAATAATCAATAATacgtgtaattaaaaatttagtgtctgtctgtgatttcaaaataaccgtGTTTTTTCTATTGTGCTATCATAAATTATAGCTATTTACATAATACTAAAGCATAATCaagctatttataaaaatatttgactgtATTTCTGTTTGTCCTGGGTAATTTCTGGAAcatctgaaccaattttaatgagtCTTGCATTATAGAGCAACATACAGGGTAATTTTTATATCCCGTCTTATTTgtgaaaacagaatttcacgcgtactaatccgcgggcgtccgctagtaaaacaaTATAACCTTCATAACATAATGTACATTCTGctttataatcattaacacgtCAATCGTTATCTATGAAAAAAGTGTTatcaatgatattttgtgtatCGAAAACAGGTACCTCACTACCTAAAGTCAGTTTTAGAGACAATACCGAAGTTTCAACAGGTGTATCAAAACCACGCAAAATGAAGTTCAACAAAACGGAAACGGAGTACAACATGAaatctgtaaaatttttgttgttGACGATCACATCAATGTTTATTGTAAGTACCATGTTGTAAGCAAAATACACATATTTTACCATCTAATTATTATCTAGCCATTGTTTTTGTCGTCTTATCTATGTCGTTGTCTCGCTGTAGGACTTATTCATTTAAAGATAAAACAGAACGAGGtaaaatttatgtatttgtcatgtattttttttaaatataatgagTCCATGCAAATAATTAGGAGTATTTAGAAAACATGCAAAATTCTGAAAAAGCTAAACTCACGGAGACTATTCTTGGCACTCTGTAGGTAGGTTTTTGACTTCCTCCATGGCgtaatggatttacaagacggtagTCCTAgattcgaaccccggctgggccgattgagttcttaattggtccaggtctggctggtgggaggcttcgaccgtggctagttaccaccctaccggcaaagacgtaccgccaagcgatttagcgtgtcgTAATGTCGTTTATAAACCGAAAatgtggtgtggattttcaaccttttcctaataagttagtcagcttccatcttagattgcatcatcgcttaccgtcaggtgagattgtagtcaagggttaaaaaTTTGATTCTAATAAATAGCATTGTTATTGGTTTCAGATAATTGCCGCTCTGATGATCGTGTTGGGATTCTCAGTGTACTCCCATTACCACACATTCTCGTTCTTCTACGAGAGTGCCCAAAGCGGGAGATTGTTCACTCCTTCCTTGCTCTGCATTCTCTTGGGGATGTTCCTACTCATTGTCACAATGTTTGGATTTTTCGGCAGCTTGAAGCAGAGCACTTGCTTAGTCAATTTGGTACGTAAACAAAGCACTGActttaatcaaattaaaaatcaattaaaaatcatttatttcaagtaggctcagtttacaagcacttttgacacgtcaattgactatttgtaaagattctaccaccggttcggaaggcaggtttaaAAATGGATACAGTTAAAACTTGATATTTTAGACCTCAGTTATACGAATTCATAATTATAAGAATCGGACTCaatatgtaaaatgaaaaagggtctaaaaaaaaagaaacaagaacatatttcagatcgaaatagaaaaatacataggaacaaaaatggtcacggtagagccgttatataatatacctagcattattttaaaatggaatTTTTCTGATATAATCTCACCATGTCGGTGCATAGATTGCCAAAAGATTAtacttccttttggcttcgccgtagttgGGTAGTAAGCCAACCGACATCACTACAAGTTGATCATATTGAGGGAGGGCGTATTTTTTTAGGCAATCCAAAATCCACTTTCTTTATGGATTGAAGTAGGTACGGGATTTTCGATGAACCGCAAgtcgaaaatattattttttatgcataaaaataataagggAGAACTGTATCTAACATACCAAATACATTTCTGTATGTCTGTGTTTTGAGGTTTTTAACGTAGAGTATGCTTTGTACCATTTCAGTATGCACTGATTTTGGCAATAATGCTTATTCTGAAGTTGGTGGTAATCATTTTGGCGTTCACGCTAGACTCGAGCACAATACACGGCATGATGTACATACCAGCGTGGGATTACGCGGCAGACCCTGAGAtcgaaatggaaatggatcgaCTTCAAATATC is part of the Bicyclus anynana chromosome 5, ilBicAnyn1.1, whole genome shotgun sequence genome and harbors:
- the LOC112054109 gene encoding tetraspanin-14 isoform X1 codes for the protein MSSQPRAANFQSTSGTSLPKVSFRDNTEVSTGVSKPRKMKFNKTETEYNMKSVKFLLLTITSMFIIIAALMIVLGFSVYSHYHTFSFFYESAQSGRLFTPSLLCILLGMFLLIVTMFGFFGSLKQSTCLVNLYALILAIMLILKLVVIILAFTLDSSTIHGMMYIPAWDYAADPEIEMEMDRLQISLNCCGSDSVFDYIDVPFTSNHSTTIVSTNIVGPPMDVVVPESCCVSPGGEFCHRHRERGCRTALVNLFSQNATVIGVMGVSVMFIQLLGIIFSLLLARCIRKVKSERGLMSWRIKEQMIMAREDAKKQDDNKSVDDSVYIPPHESSTA
- the LOC112054104 gene encoding CD63 antigen, translating into MARNNLELGMRCIKYMLLCVTAIFVLTSALIISVGTTIYAIYYDVSFFLDSQLFSPATFIIVIGIIMLFVSLFGCIGALKESTCLVNIFAVVLSLVLVMELSAAIAAYVLRAQVADMLDQNLRNTLPYYYTNSEVEDGFDFIQSRLNCCGVDSYLDWGEVPSNGHAGIAVSNITVPYSCCAQTSAEVLGDTEVQQCLKLYANGCLPRITYLIYQSAGLIGAGALTIAFIQIIGIVFSFSLAGAIRKAKNDRERRRWEIQERMINAYTSLNPEKEQKPVVYVPFQGQATA